A window of Chloracidobacterium sp. N contains these coding sequences:
- a CDS encoding cell wall metabolism sensor histidine kinase WalK, protein MSFRLDQYSQPLLEAVLGSLREGILVIDRQTEVVLYNQAAIDIFNLSPVMTGPLRLIDITRNKAIHDGFHQVLEEGRPFDANLEIFGVQERTFSFRATPLIMPSAHEVVGAIGVFFDVTQLVRLERVRREFFANLSHELRTPLTSILAYVETLLNGALYDNENNLQFLRIINKHATRMQNLVRDIADLSAIEAGEFKLEPVTIDLKTFVDNLSVLVLPEATARQVTFRNDVPPGIQVQADPQALEQILMNLIINAVKFNRPGGEVVVTASFESDVRTLIAVRDTGIGIEAKHLGRIFERLYRVDKSRSQEVGGTGLGLAIVKHLVLNHGGDVSVDSTPGVGSEFRVRLPRPMMPTSAVFPAATG, encoded by the coding sequence ATGAGTTTTCGTCTCGATCAGTATTCACAGCCATTGCTCGAAGCCGTGCTCGGTTCACTGCGGGAAGGCATCCTCGTCATTGACCGGCAGACGGAGGTGGTGCTCTACAACCAGGCCGCCATTGACATTTTCAACCTCTCGCCGGTGATGACCGGGCCGCTCCGCCTGATTGACATCACCCGAAACAAAGCCATTCACGACGGCTTTCACCAGGTGTTGGAAGAAGGCCGCCCCTTTGACGCCAATCTGGAGATTTTCGGCGTTCAGGAACGCACCTTCAGTTTTCGGGCCACGCCGCTCATCATGCCTTCGGCGCACGAGGTGGTCGGGGCAATTGGGGTCTTTTTCGATGTCACGCAACTGGTGCGTCTCGAACGGGTGCGCCGGGAGTTTTTTGCCAATCTGTCTCACGAACTGCGTACGCCGCTGACTTCGATTCTGGCCTACGTCGAAACCCTGCTCAACGGGGCGCTCTACGACAACGAAAACAATCTCCAGTTTTTGCGCATCATCAACAAGCACGCCACCCGCATGCAGAATCTGGTGCGCGACATCGCCGATCTGTCAGCCATCGAAGCCGGGGAATTCAAGCTCGAACCGGTGACGATTGACCTCAAGACATTTGTGGACAATCTCTCGGTCCTGGTGCTGCCGGAAGCCACCGCCCGCCAGGTGACGTTTCGGAACGACGTGCCGCCCGGGATTCAGGTCCAGGCTGACCCGCAGGCCCTGGAGCAGATTCTGATGAACCTCATCATCAATGCCGTCAAATTCAACCGGCCGGGCGGGGAAGTGGTCGTGACGGCCAGCTTTGAGAGCGATGTACGTACACTCATTGCCGTCCGGGACACCGGAATCGGCATCGAGGCCAAGCACCTCGGCCGCATCTTTGAACGCCTCTACCGGGTGGACAAATCCCGCTCACAGGAAGTCGGCGGTACGGGGTTGGGATTGGCCATCGTCAAGCATCTGGTCTTGAACCATGGCGGCGATGTTTCGGTGGACAGCACGCCGGGCGTTGGGTCGGAATTCCGCGTCCGACTGCCGCGCCCGATGATGCCAACCTCGGCCGTGTTTCCGGCGGCCACCGGCTGA
- the phoU gene encoding phosphate signaling complex protein PhoU translates to MDTFALDARVQGLRDKVLLLGGQAEDSLSRALGALIRRNSALAEQVIRDDDAIDSVESEIDEMCADLLIKAAQLSPADLRFVIGVLRTTPMIERIADHAVNIARHALRLNDEPELKPYVALPQMATLVQKMLADALDALTQSNATKARQTIRFDDRVDVLYRRFFNELTACMVKDSSTVVRAAELLFVIKHLERIADYATNICEQVVYLAEGRAIKHTADAWQSDDASHAAGGEHIAGETA, encoded by the coding sequence ATGGATACCTTTGCCTTGGACGCCCGGGTGCAGGGGTTGCGCGACAAGGTGCTGCTGTTGGGTGGGCAGGCGGAAGACTCGCTTTCGCGGGCACTCGGCGCCCTCATCCGGCGCAACTCCGCTCTGGCCGAGCAGGTGATCCGGGATGATGATGCCATTGACTCGGTGGAGTCCGAGATTGACGAAATGTGCGCTGACCTGCTCATCAAGGCGGCCCAACTCAGTCCGGCCGATTTGCGGTTTGTGATCGGCGTCCTCCGCACGACGCCCATGATTGAGCGCATTGCCGATCATGCCGTCAATATCGCGCGCCACGCGCTTCGCCTCAACGACGAGCCGGAGTTGAAACCTTATGTGGCGCTGCCCCAGATGGCGACGCTCGTGCAGAAGATGCTGGCCGATGCCCTTGATGCCCTGACACAGAGCAATGCGACCAAGGCGCGCCAGACCATCCGGTTTGACGACAGAGTGGACGTCCTCTACCGCCGTTTCTTCAATGAACTGACAGCCTGCATGGTCAAGGACTCCAGCACCGTTGTGCGGGCGGCCGAGCTGCTGTTTGTCATCAAGCACCTGGAACGCATTGCCGACTACGCCACCAACATCTGTGAGCAGGTGGTTTATCTGGCTGAGGGCCGCGCCATCAAGCATACCGCGGATGCCTGGCAGTCGGACGATGCCAGCCACGCCGCCGGCGGAGAGCACATCGCCGGGGAAACTGCATAA
- a CDS encoding aspartate carbamoyltransferase catalytic subunit: MKDFLDTADLSPNLVTELLDSAERFLPLTTVPEAIRTQWQGKHLVTLFSEASTRTRTSFELAAKRLGLKVVNIVVGMSSLAKGETLRDTILTLDAMQPDVVVVRHAVAGVPHFMARFSRAHVINAGDGEHEHPTQALLDAFTLRRHFGRLAGLQIAILGDIRHSRVARSNVRLLAMMGAHVRLGGPRTLRAPGIEQFAAGWPGTVCVADTLRVAIADADAVMVLRIQQERLDGAFFPSLGEYFTHFGLTRERLAWAKPEAIVLHPGPINREVEIASDVADGVQSVIQTQVTHGVAVRMALLEWLLSR; the protein is encoded by the coding sequence GTGAAAGACTTTCTCGATACGGCCGACCTGTCACCAAACCTGGTGACGGAACTGCTCGACAGCGCCGAACGGTTTTTGCCTCTGACGACCGTCCCGGAAGCAATCCGCACCCAGTGGCAGGGCAAGCACCTGGTGACGCTGTTTTCGGAAGCTTCGACCCGCACCCGGACGTCCTTCGAGCTGGCCGCCAAACGGCTTGGCTTGAAAGTCGTCAATATCGTCGTCGGCATGTCGAGTCTGGCCAAGGGCGAAACCCTGCGCGACACCATTCTGACCCTCGACGCAATGCAGCCGGATGTGGTTGTGGTCCGGCATGCCGTGGCCGGCGTCCCGCACTTCATGGCCCGCTTCTCACGGGCGCACGTCATCAATGCCGGGGACGGAGAGCATGAACATCCGACCCAGGCCCTGCTGGATGCCTTTACGCTGCGCCGCCACTTCGGCCGCCTCGCCGGCCTTCAGATTGCCATTCTGGGCGACATCCGGCACAGCCGCGTCGCGCGCTCGAACGTCCGGCTCCTTGCCATGATGGGCGCGCACGTGCGGCTGGGCGGGCCGCGTACGCTGCGGGCACCGGGCATTGAGCAGTTTGCCGCCGGCTGGCCCGGCACGGTGTGCGTTGCCGATACCCTGCGCGTCGCCATTGCCGATGCCGATGCCGTTATGGTGCTGCGCATTCAGCAGGAACGCCTCGACGGCGCTTTTTTCCCTTCCTTGGGCGAATACTTCACCCACTTCGGACTCACCCGTGAGCGACTGGCCTGGGCCAAACCCGAGGCCATCGTGCTCCATCCGGGACCCATCAACCGGGAAGTCGAAATTGCTTCCGATGTGGCCGACGGTGTGCAGTCCGTCATCCAGACGCAGGTCACGCACGGCGTCGCCGTGCGCATGGCGCTGCTGGAGTGGCTGCTGAGCCGATAA
- a CDS encoding type IV pilus twitching motility protein PilT → MQPPLTIDTLLALACSKGASDLHIKAGSHPFIRVNGELMPLVDVPRLSPEDTLAMAFSIMNNRQKQRFKDACEVDIAYGVSGLGRFRCNVFQQRGAVGMVFRVIPMTVRTVSDLQLPAVIEKIADERRGLVLVTGTTGSGKSTTLAAIIDCINRNRTEHIITIEDPIEFLHRDRRSFVNQREVDVDTRNFHEALRGALRQDPDVILVGEMRDQETIETALTAAETGHLVLSTLHTLDATETITRIVSIFPPHQQQAIRLQLASVLKAVISQRLVRNKEGTGRVPAVEVLISTAYIRDCIINQEKTPHIRDAIAQGTSQYGMQTFDQSLHDLLNRGLISYEQALAGASNRDEFVLRTKGIQTTSDQAREEMEKRITTRAGDLSLSPNPPTTPPISRF, encoded by the coding sequence ATGCAACCCCCACTGACCATTGACACCCTTCTGGCGCTGGCTTGTTCCAAGGGCGCGTCGGACCTCCACATCAAGGCGGGCAGTCACCCCTTTATCCGGGTCAACGGAGAACTGATGCCGCTGGTGGATGTGCCACGGCTGTCACCCGAAGACACCCTCGCCATGGCCTTCAGCATCATGAACAACCGCCAGAAGCAGCGTTTCAAGGACGCCTGCGAGGTGGACATTGCCTATGGTGTTTCCGGTCTGGGGCGGTTCCGGTGTAACGTCTTTCAGCAGCGCGGTGCGGTTGGCATGGTGTTTCGTGTCATCCCGATGACCGTGCGTACCGTCTCGGACCTGCAACTTCCGGCGGTCATCGAAAAAATTGCGGATGAACGGCGTGGTCTCGTGCTGGTGACGGGAACGACCGGCTCCGGCAAGTCCACGACGCTGGCGGCCATCATTGACTGCATCAACCGCAATCGCACCGAACACATCATCACGATTGAAGACCCCATCGAGTTTCTCCACCGCGACCGCCGCTCCTTCGTCAATCAGCGCGAAGTGGACGTGGACACCCGCAACTTTCACGAGGCCCTGCGCGGGGCCCTGCGCCAGGACCCGGATGTCATTCTCGTGGGCGAAATGCGCGACCAGGAAACCATCGAGACGGCGCTGACGGCGGCCGAAACCGGACACCTGGTCCTGTCCACCCTCCACACCCTGGACGCCACGGAAACCATCACGCGCATCGTGTCCATCTTCCCGCCGCATCAACAGCAGGCGATTCGGCTCCAGCTCGCTTCGGTGCTCAAAGCAGTGATTTCCCAACGCCTCGTCCGCAACAAGGAAGGGACAGGACGAGTGCCGGCCGTCGAGGTGCTGATTTCGACGGCTTACATCCGCGACTGCATCATCAATCAGGAAAAAACCCCCCATATCCGCGATGCGATTGCCCAGGGCACATCGCAGTACGGCATGCAGACCTTTGATCAGTCCCTCCACGACCTGCTCAACCGGGGCTTGATTTCCTACGAGCAGGCGCTGGCTGGCGCCAGCAACCGCGATGAGTTCGTGCTGCGGACGAAAGGCATCCAGACCACGAGCGACCAGGCCCGTGAGGAGATGGAAAAGCGCATTACGACGCGCGCCGGCGATCTCAGCCTGTCGCCAAATCCGCCGACCACGCCACCCATCAGCCGGTTCTGA
- a CDS encoding S9 family peptidase has product MRRYVPSGLVRALVAWSVTLGVALAAPRPMTFDDQMKFRRLSTVVVSPDGQYLAYTQGVTDKAANRVQYDLWVMPAGGGAARQLTSGPRSAADPCWSPDSQTIAFVSNRDGKAQIWTVRRDGGEPRKVTDFFTNVSGVLWTADGRHLIFVAEVYPECPDEDCNRRRYAAAEASKVKAQMADRLLYRHWDSFKEGRRTHIFVVPAEGGAAKDLTPGDYDAPPFSLGGRDYDVSPDGRELAFARNTDRDEAISTNNDIFIVPLGGGEPKRISTSPGSDTHPRYSPDGKYLVWLSQERAMFESDKKQVILYERATGRLRRLSDKVDISFDELAWSPDSQTLFLTGDQRGQVPIFTLTLAGNDVRTLVEQGQNGNLSVAPDGKTLYFTQSTLTRPNDIFSVATTGGAPKQLTQVNEAFLQEIAFGKVEETWFTGADETRIHAFIVKPPQFTEGKKYPMILLIHGGPQGAWSNGWSFRWNAQLFAAPGYVVVMVNPRGSTGYGQRFTDEISGDWGGKVYVDLLKGVEHVIGLGYVDADRIGAAGGSYGGYMVNWMLGHNTDKRFKAFVSHAGVYNLTSMYGATEELWFTEWEFKGNPWDNPELYEKWSPHRLAKNFATPTLVIHGELDYRVPIGEGLQLFTALQRRGVPSRLLYFPDEGHWILKPQNSELWYKTVHEWFATYLKPETVQ; this is encoded by the coding sequence ATGCGACGCTATGTTCCGTCTGGACTGGTCCGGGCGCTCGTTGCCTGGAGTGTAACGCTCGGTGTGGCGCTGGCCGCGCCCCGTCCGATGACCTTTGACGACCAGATGAAGTTTCGACGCCTGTCCACCGTCGTGGTCTCGCCCGACGGACAGTATCTGGCTTACACGCAGGGCGTCACGGACAAAGCCGCCAACCGTGTCCAGTACGATCTCTGGGTCATGCCGGCTGGCGGTGGCGCGGCCCGCCAGCTCACCTCCGGCCCCCGTTCGGCCGCCGATCCCTGCTGGTCGCCCGACAGCCAGACGATTGCCTTCGTCTCGAACCGTGACGGCAAGGCCCAAATCTGGACGGTCCGCCGCGACGGCGGCGAACCCCGCAAAGTCACCGATTTCTTCACCAACGTTTCCGGCGTTCTCTGGACGGCCGACGGACGCCATCTCATCTTTGTCGCCGAAGTCTATCCTGAATGCCCGGATGAAGACTGCAACCGCCGCAGGTATGCGGCCGCCGAAGCCAGCAAGGTCAAAGCCCAGATGGCTGACCGGCTGCTGTACCGCCACTGGGACAGCTTCAAGGAAGGGCGGCGAACCCATATTTTCGTCGTGCCGGCGGAAGGTGGCGCGGCCAAGGACCTGACGCCGGGCGACTATGACGCCCCTCCGTTCAGCCTTGGCGGACGGGATTACGATGTTTCACCGGATGGCAGGGAACTGGCCTTTGCGCGCAACACCGACCGCGACGAAGCCATCAGCACCAACAACGACATCTTCATCGTCCCGCTTGGCGGCGGTGAGCCGAAGCGCATTTCCACCAGCCCCGGTTCAGACACCCACCCCCGCTACTCACCCGACGGGAAATACCTGGTCTGGCTTTCGCAGGAACGGGCCATGTTTGAGTCGGACAAAAAGCAGGTCATCCTGTACGAGCGCGCCACCGGCAGGCTGCGCCGCCTGAGCGACAAGGTGGACATTTCCTTCGATGAGCTGGCGTGGTCGCCCGACAGCCAAACCCTGTTTCTGACCGGCGACCAGCGCGGGCAGGTTCCCATCTTCACCCTGACGCTGGCCGGCAATGACGTACGGACGCTTGTGGAACAGGGCCAAAACGGCAACCTCTCGGTGGCGCCTGATGGCAAGACGCTCTATTTCACCCAATCCACGCTGACGCGCCCGAACGACATCTTTTCCGTTGCCACCACGGGCGGCGCCCCCAAACAGCTCACCCAAGTCAATGAAGCTTTTTTGCAGGAAATTGCCTTTGGTAAAGTGGAAGAAACCTGGTTTACCGGCGCGGACGAAACGCGCATCCACGCCTTCATCGTCAAGCCGCCCCAATTTACCGAGGGCAAAAAATACCCGATGATTCTGCTCATCCACGGCGGCCCGCAGGGTGCATGGTCAAACGGCTGGAGTTTCCGCTGGAATGCACAGCTTTTTGCTGCGCCGGGCTACGTTGTCGTCATGGTCAATCCGCGCGGTTCGACCGGCTACGGCCAACGCTTTACCGATGAAATCAGCGGCGACTGGGGCGGCAAGGTCTATGTGGATTTGCTGAAGGGCGTTGAACACGTCATCGGTCTGGGCTACGTGGACGCCGACCGCATCGGGGCCGCCGGCGGAAGCTATGGCGGTTACATGGTCAACTGGATGCTCGGACACAACACGGACAAGCGGTTCAAGGCCTTTGTCTCGCACGCCGGGGTGTACAACCTCACCAGCATGTACGGCGCAACGGAAGAACTGTGGTTTACCGAATGGGAGTTCAAAGGCAATCCGTGGGACAATCCCGAACTCTACGAAAAATGGTCGCCACACCGGTTGGCCAAAAACTTTGCCACCCCGACGCTGGTCATCCACGGCGAGCTGGATTACCGCGTGCCCATTGGTGAAGGCTTGCAGCTTTTTACGGCCCTGCAACGGCGCGGCGTCCCCTCCCGACTGCTCTACTTCCCGGACGAGGGGCACTGGATTCTGAAGCCACAAAATAGCGAACTCTGGTACAAAACGGTTCACGAGTGGTTCGCTACCTACCTCAAACCTGAAACCGTCCAGTAG
- the pyrR gene encoding bifunctional pyr operon transcriptional regulator/uracil phosphoribosyltransferase PyrR, whose protein sequence is MEFIEKVRLMDAAAMQRALARMASEIVERNRGVNNLVIAGIRRRGVPLAERIADAIEKLEGARPQLGVLDITLYRDDLSLVAPKPVINATAMPDDLASMTVVIVDDVLYTGRTIRAALDALFDLGRPRRVQLAVLIDRGHREVPIHADFVGERIPTKATEIVKVMVSDIDGAEQVLIVEPAPTSGSEPAV, encoded by the coding sequence ATGGAGTTCATCGAAAAAGTCCGCCTGATGGATGCGGCCGCCATGCAGCGCGCCCTGGCGCGGATGGCTTCGGAAATTGTCGAACGCAATCGCGGCGTGAACAACCTCGTGATTGCCGGCATTCGTCGGCGCGGCGTTCCGCTGGCCGAACGGATTGCCGACGCCATCGAGAAGCTGGAGGGCGCGCGCCCGCAGCTCGGCGTACTTGACATCACCCTCTACCGGGATGACCTGTCGCTGGTTGCGCCAAAGCCGGTCATCAACGCCACGGCGATGCCGGATGATCTCGCCTCCATGACGGTGGTCATCGTGGATGATGTGCTCTACACGGGACGCACCATCCGCGCGGCGCTCGATGCCCTGTTTGACCTGGGCCGGCCGCGGCGCGTGCAGTTGGCTGTGCTCATTGACCGCGGACACCGCGAAGTCCCCATCCATGCCGACTTCGTTGGCGAACGCATCCCGACCAAAGCCACGGAAATCGTCAAGGTCATGGTCTCCGACATTGACGGCGCGGAACAGGTGCTCATTGTCGAGCCGGCACCCACTTCCGGCAGTGAGCCGGCTGTCTGA
- the hisS gene encoding histidine--tRNA ligase, whose translation MIRTASYTRDLLPAALSNDRDASAFIHRFQFVEDLAREWFRRYGFQEIRTPIFERTELFTRGVGSETDIVTKEMYTWRDRAGEDGEGESLTLRPESTAPVARAYIQHQMWQRAETVRLYYIGPQFRRERGQRGRFRQFFQIGAEVLGASDHPALDAEGIELVMGLLTEAGIPDLELRLNTVGNAAGRARFVAAIREALAPRAHELSEDSRRRLETNPLRILDSKAEQDQPLIATLPPIYDVLDEACRAHFDAVRRYLDRAGIPYVVDARLVRGLDYYTQTVFEVVSQAPAIGAQNALAGGGRYDGLVETLGGPPTKGFGFALGLDRVVLAMPEEQAPEPRPELFVIYLGESALEPALEAVRQARRAGVATLFDPSPRSLKSALRLANKCGARFALLLGEAELASGQWVLRDLARAEQTAVPAETWLQHLLARRG comes from the coding sequence ATGATACGCACTGCCTCTTATACCCGCGATTTGCTCCCGGCAGCTTTGTCCAACGACCGGGATGCGTCGGCGTTCATCCATCGGTTTCAGTTCGTCGAAGACCTCGCCCGTGAGTGGTTCCGCCGCTACGGCTTCCAGGAAATTCGGACGCCCATCTTTGAGCGAACGGAACTGTTCACCCGTGGCGTCGGGTCGGAGACCGACATCGTGACGAAGGAAATGTACACCTGGCGCGACCGCGCCGGAGAGGATGGCGAGGGGGAAAGCCTGACCCTGCGCCCGGAAAGCACCGCGCCGGTGGCGCGGGCCTACATCCAGCACCAGATGTGGCAGCGGGCGGAGACAGTGCGCCTGTACTACATCGGGCCGCAGTTCCGCCGGGAACGGGGGCAGCGCGGCCGTTTCCGGCAGTTTTTCCAGATTGGGGCGGAAGTGCTGGGCGCAAGTGACCATCCGGCGCTCGATGCCGAGGGGATCGAGCTGGTGATGGGCCTGCTGACGGAAGCCGGCATTCCCGACCTTGAACTGCGCCTCAATACGGTGGGCAACGCGGCCGGTCGGGCGCGGTTCGTTGCGGCCATCCGTGAAGCCCTCGCACCCCGCGCGCACGAACTGTCGGAAGATTCCCGGCGGCGACTTGAAACCAATCCCTTGCGAATCCTGGACTCCAAAGCCGAGCAGGATCAGCCGTTGATTGCCACTCTGCCGCCTATCTATGACGTGCTTGACGAAGCCTGCCGCGCACACTTTGATGCGGTTCGGCGCTACCTGGATAGGGCTGGCATCCCGTATGTTGTGGATGCCCGACTGGTACGCGGACTAGACTACTACACGCAAACCGTTTTCGAGGTTGTCTCTCAAGCCCCTGCCATTGGAGCCCAAAACGCACTGGCCGGCGGCGGTCGCTATGACGGGCTGGTCGAAACCCTAGGTGGACCGCCAACGAAGGGATTTGGTTTTGCCCTAGGGCTCGACCGGGTTGTCTTGGCTATGCCGGAAGAGCAGGCACCAGAGCCACGACCGGAGCTATTTGTGATTTATCTTGGTGAGTCGGCACTAGAGCCGGCTCTCGAGGCTGTACGGCAGGCACGGCGCGCTGGCGTGGCCACCTTGTTTGACCCGTCCCCGCGCAGTCTCAAAAGTGCCCTGCGGCTGGCAAACAAGTGTGGCGCGCGTTTTGCCCTGCTGCTGGGAGAGGCGGAACTGGCCAGCGGGCAGTGGGTGCTACGCGATCTGGCGCGCGCCGAACAGACCGCTGTTCCGGCCGAAACGTGGCTGCAACATCTTCTCGCCAGGCGCGGATAA
- a CDS encoding glycerophosphodiester phosphodiesterase family protein — MPPSFFRTPFARTPVAWMLLPWILAGVILPGFSQAGHGQYPRGRKINIAHRGASAYAPEHTLAAYRLAIDQGADYVEPDLQLTKDGVLVCLHDVTLERTTNVRTVYPDRARLETVDGQTRRVWPVADFTLEELKRLDAGSWFGPQFAGEQIPTFQEMIDTVRGRAGLYPEIKSPAKYAALGFDMPRALLDVLRKNQLDRPGADPRTPVIVQSFEAESLRRLRRLGCRLPLVFLIDDEAPGDWISPAGMRRIRRFAEGVSPSKKIVLQTPEVVRWARGAGLSVTLYTFKSNATGAFPDVEAEMRHFLYERDVDAVFTNNPDRFPRAPQPE; from the coding sequence ATGCCGCCTTCATTTTTTCGGACACCCTTTGCCCGGACACCTGTCGCCTGGATGCTTCTGCCGTGGATACTCGCCGGCGTCATCCTGCCCGGTTTTTCGCAAGCCGGTCACGGACAGTATCCACGGGGGCGCAAAATCAACATTGCCCACCGGGGGGCTTCGGCGTACGCCCCGGAGCACACCCTGGCCGCCTATCGCTTGGCAATCGATCAGGGAGCTGATTACGTTGAGCCGGACTTGCAATTGACCAAAGACGGTGTGCTGGTGTGTCTGCACGATGTCACTCTGGAGCGAACCACCAACGTCCGAACGGTGTATCCCGACCGGGCGCGGCTGGAAACGGTTGACGGACAAACGCGGCGGGTCTGGCCCGTGGCGGATTTCACCCTGGAGGAACTCAAACGGCTCGATGCCGGAAGCTGGTTTGGCCCACAGTTCGCCGGCGAGCAGATTCCGACGTTCCAGGAAATGATTGATACCGTCCGGGGACGGGCCGGGCTGTACCCGGAAATCAAAAGCCCGGCGAAGTACGCCGCCCTGGGCTTCGACATGCCCCGGGCCCTGCTTGATGTTCTCAGAAAAAACCAGCTTGACCGCCCCGGCGCTGACCCACGTACCCCAGTCATCGTCCAGTCGTTTGAAGCCGAAAGCCTGCGTCGCCTGCGCCGGCTGGGCTGCCGGTTGCCGCTGGTCTTCCTGATTGATGACGAAGCGCCCGGCGACTGGATTTCACCAGCCGGGATGCGCCGGATTCGACGCTTTGCCGAGGGCGTCAGCCCTTCCAAAAAGATTGTTCTCCAGACGCCGGAGGTGGTGCGCTGGGCGCGGGGCGCCGGCCTGTCCGTGACGCTGTACACGTTCAAGTCCAACGCCACCGGCGCGTTTCCCGACGTGGAAGCCGAAATGCGGCACTTTCTCTACGAACGGGACGTGGACGCCGTGTTTACGAACAATCCCGACCGCTTTCCACGCGCACCGCAGCCAGAATAG
- a CDS encoding PfkB family carbohydrate kinase, protein MSILVVGTVAFDHVKTPFDERANVLAGAATYFAIAASFFTQVSIVGIVGNDFTAEHERIFDARGIDLSGLERRKDGKSFRWTGEYGYDFNTRTTLDTQLNVFADFQPRISPAQQEIPYLFLGNAHPSLQRDVRQQSRARLTAMDTMDFWIQGTPNELRETLQCVDLLIINDEEARQLARDPNVIRAAKAIMALGPQRLIVKRGEYGATLFGEDSFFAIPGFPQENVVDPTGAGDTFAGGVMGYLAATGSRLDEDSLRKAMIYGSVMASFTIEAFGTERLLALTREEINERYRQFKTMTYFDGIEHSF, encoded by the coding sequence ATGAGCATTCTCGTTGTGGGCACCGTTGCCTTCGACCACGTCAAGACCCCCTTTGATGAACGGGCAAACGTCCTGGCTGGCGCGGCAACATACTTTGCCATCGCCGCCTCATTTTTCACCCAGGTCAGCATCGTCGGGATTGTCGGCAACGACTTCACGGCCGAACACGAACGCATCTTCGATGCGCGGGGCATTGACCTGTCCGGGCTTGAGCGGCGCAAGGACGGCAAAAGTTTTCGCTGGACGGGCGAATATGGCTACGACTTCAACACGCGCACGACGCTGGACACCCAACTCAATGTGTTTGCGGACTTCCAGCCCAGGATTTCGCCAGCCCAGCAGGAAATTCCCTACCTGTTTCTTGGCAATGCGCACCCATCGTTGCAACGGGATGTCCGGCAGCAGAGCCGCGCCCGGCTGACGGCAATGGACACCATGGACTTCTGGATACAGGGCACGCCGAACGAACTGCGTGAAACGCTCCAGTGTGTTGACCTGCTCATCATCAACGACGAGGAAGCGCGCCAACTGGCCCGCGATCCCAACGTCATTCGCGCCGCCAAAGCCATCATGGCGCTGGGCCCACAGCGGCTCATCGTCAAGCGCGGCGAGTACGGCGCAACCCTCTTCGGAGAAGATTCCTTCTTTGCCATTCCCGGTTTTCCCCAGGAAAACGTCGTGGACCCGACGGGCGCCGGCGATACGTTCGCCGGGGGCGTGATGGGCTATCTGGCGGCGACGGGCAGCCGCCTGGATGAGGACTCGCTCCGCAAGGCCATGATTTACGGTTCCGTCATGGCGTCGTTCACCATTGAAGCCTTCGGCACGGAACGGCTGCTGGCGCTGACCCGTGAAGAAATCAATGAACGCTATCGGCAATTCAAAACCATGACGTATTTTGACGGCATCGAGCACAGCTTCTGA
- the mqnB gene encoding futalosine hydrolase, giving the protein MPENFRFSPLLVVAAVALEIQDALTDWPHLPRTSFPVGEMITVSPCIQVLVTGVGAVRAAAATALALQNWPCAALLHVGVGGAYPASGLPVGALVTAASECDPQAGILTPDGYRDLGGLGFPLTTAFPNRIVFDSPWADWVAQQVAPAPRLPFATVQCCSGTNAAAELMAFRAEAAVENMEGLAVAWTAGRFGVPYAALRTISNLTGDRDRQQWNLPAAQAVLAQAVGAILAAVRVESGRDCS; this is encoded by the coding sequence GTGCCCGAAAATTTCCGGTTTTCGCCCCTGCTCGTGGTGGCGGCCGTCGCCCTTGAAATCCAGGATGCCCTGACCGACTGGCCACACCTGCCCCGAACGTCTTTCCCGGTTGGAGAAATGATCACGGTCAGCCCGTGCATCCAGGTGCTTGTGACTGGCGTCGGGGCCGTACGCGCTGCTGCCGCAACCGCACTGGCGCTCCAGAACTGGCCCTGCGCGGCGCTGCTCCACGTTGGGGTTGGGGGCGCTTATCCGGCGTCCGGTCTTCCGGTGGGCGCGCTGGTGACGGCTGCCAGTGAATGTGACCCCCAGGCTGGCATCCTGACTCCCGATGGCTACCGGGATTTGGGTGGTCTGGGATTTCCGCTCACCACGGCGTTTCCCAACCGCATCGTGTTCGACAGCCCCTGGGCAGACTGGGTGGCGCAGCAGGTGGCGCCGGCTCCACGGCTGCCCTTTGCGACGGTGCAGTGTTGCTCTGGAACGAACGCGGCTGCGGAGCTGATGGCGTTCCGCGCGGAGGCGGCGGTTGAAAACATGGAAGGACTGGCCGTGGCCTGGACGGCCGGCCGGTTCGGCGTACCCTATGCCGCCCTGCGCACCATCAGCAACCTGACCGGGGACCGTGACCGCCAGCAGTGGAACCTGCCGGCGGCCCAGGCGGTTCTGGCGCAGGCGGTCGGCGCTATTCTGGCTGCGGTGCGCGTGGAAAGCGGTCGGGATTGTTCGTAA